The genomic interval CCGTGTGGGAGGTCCGAGTGGAGGAAGCCACAGGAGGGGAAGGGGGTTGCTGAAACGTCTCCTAAGGGAGAATGCAAATTACAACTTAAGGACAGTAGAATCACAGAATCTGTGCAGAGGTCTAAATGCCATGCTATACTGTATTATCCTGGGGGAATCACACATGTAATGCAATGCATCTACCTGGATGTGCGTGTCAGACAATGCCGACAAAGTGTCCTCACCCAAGTCCTCCTGAACAATAAAGGAATATAGGTAAAGATGCATCAACATTGGGCACACCTAGTCATTTCTGCACTTACCTGTACCTGAGGATCACAGGAGGTGCTTGGCTCTGCAGGTGGCTGGAGCACTTGCATATTACCCCCCTCCACTGCACATAACAcatgaatttgaatttcatgaTTGTACAGCGTGATAATTTGTGCAATGTTATTGCAATATTACCCTGCACATAAAGGGTGCACATATCTGAGGCACCAGGGTCTGACTGGACACCACCCTCAACCCCCTCCATGGTGGGCCGTCCTACGTTGTTGGCTACTGCCAACTCTTCAGCACGACTGAAGGCTTCCGGAGGTGGCCCTCCACCCGTTGCCTTTATAGAgagctttttcttattagctGTGACACATAGAAACACACTATTATCTGGAGGCTACACACAAATATTTCATAATGAGTATAAATACATAGCCGTACCACTTgtcatgatgtttttatatttcatcctGACTTGCTGCCAAGTACGCTGTGCAGTATTACTGGATCTGGAATCATATCAGTTAAGTTACCATTAGGTTTAAATTCTGAGTAACATCACAGTAATGGAACTTTAGAGAGCGTTACATTACTTAACAGCAAATACTGTAATAGGCTTACTTCTGAATTGTGACGCATTTGTgagcctctgtatttattaacagtatttcaattcttttcagacaACGCTTCATAGTCTAATCAGCGatcgtgagatattttagaccaagAATTATTGATCATAGAAATGTACTTACGCATTTACGCGGTCGGCAAttcgttgccaacaagcctgcctgcttttgttggctgcagaGGTGTTAGACTTCCCTTGTATCGTTGATTTGAACTCCTCGTAACCTTGCATGATTATCACGCACTCTGCCTCCGTAAAGTACGGAGCTCGCGCCATGACTCAAACAGTGCCTTGC from Paramormyrops kingsleyae isolate MSU_618 chromosome 9, PKINGS_0.4, whole genome shotgun sequence carries:
- the LOC140592651 gene encoding uncharacterized protein isoform X1 translates to MARAPYFTEAECVIIMQGYEEFKSTIQGKSNTSAANKSRQACWQRIADRVNASSNTAQRTWQQVRMKYKNIMTSANKKKLSIKATGGGPPPEAFSRAEELAVANNVGRPTMEGVEGGVQSDPGASDMCTLYVQGNIAITLHKLSRCTIMKFKFMCYVQWRGVICKCSSHLQSQAPPVILRYRRTWVRTLCRHCLTRTSRRRFSNPLPLLWLPPLGPPTRKVHFCFVFDSSGS
- the LOC140592651 gene encoding uncharacterized protein isoform X2 — encoded protein: MARAPYFTEAECVIIMQGYEEFKSTIQGKSNTSAANKSRQACWQRIADRVNASSNTAQRTWQQVRMKYKNIMTSANKKKLSIKATGGGPPPEAFSRAEELAVANNVGRPTMEGVEGGVQSDPGASDMCTLYVQVEGGNMQVLQPPAEPSTSCDPQVQEDLGEDTLSALSDTHIQETFQQPPSPPVASSTRTSHTESALLLCL